From a region of the Solanum stenotomum isolate F172 chromosome 2, ASM1918654v1, whole genome shotgun sequence genome:
- the LOC125856218 gene encoding UPF0481 protein At3g47200-like, whose protein sequence is MAHSASEITPINDQHSLLSQTVKDEIDEGRKADHQDPNVVVSINQRYDEIFKDLDNNTCIKSATIFKVNVGLRKSNENAYTPMLISIGPYHKKNSQLDSMKKYKLLYLRRYLQRKNGLNVESCISELEKIKNVALKCYNDDLDTDIVKEFSEMLLLDGCFVVEFIRECGGEEEKEDIIKLEWMKNQVCQDMVLLENQLPFFELVILYHMTMHPNEENVLYMVRRTFLDTFPKVKGIPKSEIQGITERFDHLLDVLHMFCRPSGEKDEQNMDANSQNQCCKISFCGNMRLQLSKEIPESLDFWQCYHIPTAKELFDSGVSFLKIGFVEENDEDKTSLFDITFEKGLMKIPCFAIEDTMETFLRNMIAFEQHTSKELYPYFSNYAHLMTQLIGSHRDKLSDGVDVAIEKFYYIEECSKLTQHCEKPWNQMKASLRHNYFQSPWAGASTVAAITLLVLTVIQTVLAFTGYVNK, encoded by the exons ATGGCACACTCAGCCAGTGAGATTACCCCAATAAATGACCAACATTCACTACTTTCTCAAACTGTAAAAGATGAG ATAGATGAAGGGAGGAAAGCAGATCATCAGGATCCAAATGTAGTGGTATCTATAAATCAAAGATATGATGAAATATTTAAGGATTTGGACAACAATACATGCATCAAATCTGCGACCATATTCAAAGTAAATGTGGGGCTACGGAAATCAAATGAAAATGCTTATACGCCAATGCTGATCTCCATTGGCCCTTACCACAAGAAAAATTCTCAACTTGACTCCATGAAAAAGTACAAATTGTTGTACCTACGACGGTATCTCCAAAGGAAAAATGGGCTTAATGTGGAAAGTTGCATTAGTGAattggagaaaataaaaaatgtagcACTAAAGTGCTATAACGACGACCTTGACACTGATATTGTTAAAGAATTTTCAGAAATGTTGTTGCTTGATGGTTGTTTTGTGGTTGAATTTATTCGAGAGTGCGGtggagaagaggaaaaagaagaCATCATCAAATTGGAATGGATGAAGAATCAAGTATGTCAAGATATGGTGTTACTAGAAAACCAACTCCCTTTCTTTGAGCTCGTCATACTTTATCACATGACAATGCATCCTAATGAAGAGAACGTCTTGTATATGGTGAGACGCACCTTTCTTGATACTTTTCCAAAGGTGAAAGGTATACCCAAATCAGAAATTCAAGGTATAACAGAACGATTCGACCATTTACTTGATGTGCTACACATGTTTTGTCGCCCATCAGGTGAGAAAGATGAACAAAACATGGATGCTAACTCGCAAAACCAGTGTTGCAAGATAAGTTTCTGTGGCAACATGCGTTTGCAATTATCAAAAGAAATCCCTGAATCTCTTGATTTTTGGCAATGCTATCATATTCCAACTGCAAAAGAGCTTTTTGACTCTGGGGTTAGCTTCTTAAAAATAGGATTTGTGGAAGAAAATGACGAGGATAAAACATCATTATTCGATATCACATTTGAGAAGGGATTAATGAAAATCCCGTGTTTCGCGATTGAGGATACTATGGAAACCTTCCTTAGAAATATGATAGCTTTTGAGCAACATACTTCAAAAGAACTATATCCTTATTTCTCGAATTATGCACATTTAATGACTCAACTTATTGGATCACATAGAGAT AAACTTTCAGATGGGGTGGATGTGGCAATCGAAAAGTTTTATTACATAGAAGAATGCAGCAAATTGACTCAACATTGTGAAAAGCCATGGAATCAAATGAAGGCAAGTTTGAGGCACAACTATTTTCAGAGTCCTTGGGCAGGAGCTTCAACTGTGGCAGCTATTACACTTCTTGTGCTCACAGTTATACAGACTGTTCTGGCTTTTACCGGTTATGTTAATAAGTAA